From Zavarzinella sp., one genomic window encodes:
- a CDS encoding SRPBCC family protein: MPVRFEHVETVAVSPERAFAAIDDLPLTAKWLPPCISLSKVGDGPNQVGDQLRYVFKEGFGQKEMVGEILDRIPGERLYCKYTDPAFDVFVDMRVAPVPEGAATIHTIEIIPKKFLGKLFQPMIRIGIKKQTRTAAANLKKLLETPAE, encoded by the coding sequence ATGCCAGTACGATTTGAACATGTGGAAACGGTTGCGGTCTCTCCTGAACGCGCGTTTGCTGCAATTGATGACTTGCCGCTGACCGCCAAGTGGCTGCCACCTTGCATCAGCCTGAGCAAAGTGGGTGATGGCCCCAACCAGGTGGGCGATCAGCTTCGATACGTTTTTAAGGAAGGTTTTGGCCAGAAAGAAATGGTTGGTGAGATTCTTGACCGAATCCCCGGCGAGCGACTTTACTGCAAATATACCGATCCTGCATTTGATGTGTTTGTCGATATGCGCGTGGCCCCAGTCCCGGAAGGTGCTGCAACGATTCATACGATTGAAATTATCCCCAAGAAGTTCCTCGGGAAGCTGTTTCAGCCAATGATCCGTATCGGGATCAAAAAACAGACGCGCACGGCTGCAGCCAATTTGAAGAAGTTACTTGAAACACCAGCCGAATAA
- a CDS encoding HEAT repeat domain-containing protein: MLLRTTFLAVCITVAPAWAQPANPVKQAIDKGAEYLADVYKEEFPGSHALGKSCLAGMALLESGRKADDPVVENIANFVRSKALSNNSTYEVSLVIMFLDRLGVKTDLGLIQFMTLRLLSGQNGDGTWSYSCGLPLRGNEEAMLSAQLVNITRLKTPPTPKQPEKPQPKDRTDIDLPKTPGKATPIKPPAKVADPTPTVPGLIKGLEGFARLVNQGRKGGGFGDHSNTQFATVGCWCGRRHGVDVTVAMELLDKHYRSCQSDDGGWNYSSVLGSGGRSTPAMTCAGLIALAMAHGNREAKMKARPLAPKPIAEPVEKEPAKEEINDVALDAGLKCLGKFLADEQGDGQKKRKQLATNMYFMWSLERTGMMYGLQTIGKIDWYLWGLDTILDTQSPNGSWEMGGYHGAEPIINTSFAILFLSRANLAEDLTASLKGKVRDPGIARLVGGDISKFTPGTKPMDNNVVAPKEPTPMPMVPGSGNPPKTTPGTTPPVVPVVPASEFETKVAALQKQFDASSDDDKQEVLKLLETSRGGEHTEALARLARGNSGDLQQQIRHALAKRLTRMNRATLREMLRDRDEEVRSAAALATAGKMESSLVPDLIRLLADTEPYVVQAGRTALRTLAKVDHGPPENPSPAEKTKAVLAWQQWWQANNR; encoded by the coding sequence ATGTTGCTACGCACCACCTTTCTTGCCGTGTGTATCACGGTCGCACCCGCATGGGCCCAGCCTGCCAATCCCGTAAAGCAGGCAATCGACAAGGGAGCCGAATATCTGGCGGATGTTTACAAAGAAGAATTTCCAGGTTCCCACGCACTGGGCAAATCGTGTCTGGCGGGGATGGCCCTGCTGGAAAGTGGGCGTAAAGCCGATGATCCGGTGGTCGAAAATATCGCCAATTTTGTCCGCTCCAAAGCACTTTCCAACAATTCCACTTACGAAGTATCGCTGGTGATCATGTTTCTGGATCGCTTGGGAGTGAAAACAGATCTGGGATTGATCCAGTTCATGACTCTACGGCTGCTTTCCGGTCAGAATGGCGATGGCACCTGGTCTTATAGCTGTGGGTTGCCTCTCCGTGGGAACGAAGAGGCGATGTTAAGTGCCCAATTGGTAAATATCACACGGTTGAAGACCCCACCGACGCCGAAACAGCCTGAAAAACCCCAGCCCAAGGACCGCACCGATATTGATTTGCCCAAAACACCCGGAAAAGCCACCCCAATCAAGCCTCCTGCCAAGGTCGCTGACCCGACACCCACCGTGCCGGGCCTGATCAAGGGACTGGAAGGTTTTGCTCGACTGGTCAATCAGGGCCGCAAAGGGGGTGGTTTTGGCGACCATTCCAATACCCAGTTTGCCACCGTGGGCTGCTGGTGCGGTCGGCGACATGGAGTGGATGTCACTGTGGCGATGGAATTACTGGATAAACATTACCGTTCCTGCCAGAGTGATGATGGTGGCTGGAACTATTCCAGTGTGCTGGGTAGTGGCGGGCGGTCGACGCCCGCAATGACCTGTGCCGGGCTGATTGCTTTGGCGATGGCCCACGGAAATCGTGAGGCAAAAATGAAGGCACGGCCACTGGCACCCAAGCCAATTGCCGAACCGGTTGAGAAAGAGCCAGCAAAAGAAGAAATAAACGATGTTGCCCTGGATGCCGGCCTGAAGTGCCTTGGAAAATTCCTCGCCGACGAACAGGGTGATGGCCAGAAAAAACGCAAGCAACTTGCCACCAATATGTACTTCATGTGGTCGCTGGAACGCACCGGTATGATGTACGGCCTGCAGACCATCGGCAAGATTGACTGGTATTTGTGGGGGCTGGATACGATTCTTGATACCCAATCACCGAATGGCAGTTGGGAAATGGGTGGTTACCACGGTGCTGAACCAATCATTAATACCTCGTTTGCGATTCTCTTTCTCAGTCGGGCGAATCTGGCAGAAGACCTGACCGCCAGCCTGAAGGGGAAAGTACGCGATCCGGGGATTGCCCGCCTTGTCGGTGGGGATATTTCCAAGTTTACTCCCGGCACCAAGCCAATGGATAACAACGTGGTCGCACCCAAAGAGCCCACCCCGATGCCGATGGTGCCTGGTTCTGGCAATCCGCCGAAAACTACCCCGGGAACCACCCCACCTGTGGTACCGGTGGTGCCTGCCAGTGAATTTGAAACTAAAGTAGCCGCACTGCAAAAACAGTTTGATGCTTCCAGCGACGATGACAAACAGGAAGTATTAAAGCTTCTGGAAACCAGCCGAGGCGGGGAACATACCGAGGCACTGGCACGCCTGGCACGTGGCAATTCGGGCGATCTCCAGCAGCAGATCCGCCACGCACTGGCAAAACGCCTGACACGGATGAACCGGGCCACCCTTCGTGAGATGCTTCGGGACCGCGATGAGGAAGTCCGCTCCGCAGCGGCACTGGCAACCGCAGGCAAAATGGAATCGAGCCTGGTGCCAGATCTGATCCGCTTACTGGCCGATACAGAACCGTACGTGGTTCAGGCAGGACGCACCGCCCTGCGAACCCTGGCAAAGGTGGATCATGGCCCACCGGAAAACCCATCACCTGCAGAGAAAACCAAGGCGGTACTGGCCTGGCAGCAATGGTGGCAGGCAAATAATCGCTGA
- the tnpB gene encoding IS66 family insertion sequence element accessory protein TnpB (TnpB, as the term is used for proteins encoded by IS66 family insertion elements, is considered an accessory protein, since TnpC, encoded by a neighboring gene, is a DDE family transposase.), whose amino-acid sequence MLNLPDSVRVFVATHPVDMRRSFDGLCFLVQQYLGQDPLSGDLFVFRNRRGDCLKLLWWDRDGLAIWYKRLEQGNFLFPKDPSAVLTLTGIDLQLILQGIDLSKVQRQHRYQRPAD is encoded by the coding sequence ATGCTGAATCTGCCCGACAGCGTGCGTGTATTCGTGGCCACGCATCCCGTGGATATGCGGCGAAGTTTTGATGGCTTGTGTTTCCTGGTTCAGCAATATTTGGGTCAGGATCCGTTGTCTGGTGATCTGTTTGTCTTCCGCAATCGCCGTGGCGACTGCTTGAAATTGCTCTGGTGGGATCGTGATGGCCTGGCCATCTGGTACAAACGCCTGGAACAAGGCAACTTTCTGTTTCCGAAAGATCCCAGTGCCGTTCTGACGTTGACCGGCATTGATCTGCAACTGATTCTGCAGGGAATCGATCTGAGTAAGGTTCAACGTCAGCATCGTTATCAGCGACCAGCCGACTGA
- a CDS encoding transposase, protein MEIESFNSECPGCQQLLKQVHLLQQQLMDQQQIIQQQQKTILALEARIRDLEDKLKPPNKQEPAEKEKLASQKPTGRKRGAQHGHKANLRKPLPPESVDSFIKFVPETCSRCHKSLVGCPNLPEPRIHQQVELPQQPLIVTQYEGHSRKCADCGHTTAMTIPAEYRNHCTGPRLTAALLCMVGQDGLSKRSIERTCKTIFGIDISLGTISNLEAEAIPALDAPYEEAREKVKNADVKGFDETGWKEAGHKRWLWTAIAAKIHIVVFLIHARRNIDALKTFMGEALLDLSVRIAGRYM, encoded by the coding sequence ATGGAAATCGAGTCGTTCAATTCCGAATGTCCTGGGTGCCAGCAATTGCTCAAGCAGGTTCATTTGCTGCAACAACAGCTGATGGATCAGCAACAAATTATTCAGCAACAACAAAAGACAATACTGGCGCTGGAAGCTCGCATTCGTGATCTGGAAGACAAGCTGAAACCGCCTAACAAGCAAGAACCTGCAGAAAAAGAAAAATTAGCTTCCCAAAAGCCGACTGGTCGCAAACGCGGGGCACAACATGGTCACAAGGCAAATCTGCGAAAACCCTTGCCTCCTGAAAGTGTGGACTCCTTTATCAAGTTCGTGCCAGAAACCTGTTCTCGCTGCCACAAATCACTTGTTGGCTGTCCGAATCTACCTGAACCCAGGATTCATCAGCAAGTTGAACTGCCACAGCAGCCTTTAATCGTAACACAATATGAAGGTCATTCCCGGAAATGTGCTGATTGTGGACACACAACGGCGATGACCATTCCTGCCGAGTACCGCAACCATTGCACCGGTCCTCGATTGACAGCTGCTCTGCTATGTATGGTGGGTCAGGATGGATTGAGTAAACGGTCAATCGAACGAACTTGCAAAACGATTTTTGGCATAGACATATCCTTGGGAACCATCAGCAATCTGGAAGCCGAGGCAATTCCGGCATTGGACGCACCTTATGAGGAAGCTCGTGAGAAAGTTAAAAACGCTGATGTAAAGGGGTTTGATGAAACGGGCTGGAAAGAGGCGGGCCACAAACGCTGGTTATGGACAGCGATTGCGGCAAAGATTCATATCGTAGTATTTCTCATTCATGCACGTCGCAATATTGATGCATTGAAAACGTTTATGGGTGAAGCACTCCTGGATTTGTCAGTACGGATCGCTGGAAGGTATATGTGA
- a CDS encoding transposase, producing MKNLPEDSHQLCWAHLKRNWEALSKRSKRATKLVDHWLELHKEIFELWHIFTRDHQISRQTLQQRMKPLKERVRTLLKQGQGSKDQTVAGFCERVAKVERRLWLFVDHEHVPPTNNDAERVQRRAVLWRRRSFGSQSARGCRFAERILTVCETLKLQGRNVLDYLEEAINAHRKGKPAPKLATT from the coding sequence GTGAAGAACCTTCCTGAAGATAGCCATCAATTATGTTGGGCACATTTGAAACGCAACTGGGAGGCATTGTCCAAACGAAGTAAGCGAGCGACAAAACTCGTGGATCACTGGCTTGAATTACACAAGGAAATATTTGAGCTATGGCATATTTTTACGAGAGATCATCAGATAAGTCGCCAAACATTGCAACAGCGGATGAAACCGTTGAAGGAACGCGTACGCACGCTGCTGAAACAGGGGCAAGGTAGTAAGGACCAAACAGTTGCAGGGTTTTGCGAGAGGGTGGCCAAAGTAGAAAGGCGTTTATGGCTGTTTGTCGACCATGAGCATGTTCCGCCAACGAATAATGATGCGGAGCGTGTACAACGTCGCGCTGTGTTGTGGCGGCGACGCAGCTTTGGTTCTCAAAGTGCTCGTGGCTGTCGGTTCGCAGAGCGAATCCTGACGGTATGTGAAACATTGAAACTACAGGGGAGAAACGTATTAGATTATCTGGAAGAAGCGATCAACGCACACCGGAAAGGCAAACCTGCACCGAAACTTGCAACAACATAA
- a CDS encoding transposase, translating to MAACGGTKVVAQSPIAKAVNYALRHWQALHRYTEQGYLNIDNNAAERALRVIALGRKNWLFAGSEQGGRNAAIIYSIVQSCLHAGVEPQAYLTDILAKLPTWPKDRLSELSPAAWKPQQFDNNNPTPS from the coding sequence TTGGCTGCATGCGGAGGCACCAAAGTTGTTGCCCAAAGCCCGATTGCCAAAGCGGTGAACTATGCGTTGCGCCATTGGCAGGCCCTGCACCGATATACCGAGCAGGGGTATTTGAATATTGATAATAATGCCGCGGAGCGGGCATTGCGAGTGATTGCCCTGGGACGCAAGAACTGGCTGTTTGCAGGCAGTGAACAAGGCGGTCGCAATGCAGCCATCATCTACAGCATCGTGCAATCGTGCCTGCACGCGGGTGTGGAGCCGCAGGCCTACCTGACCGATATCCTGGCAAAACTGCCCACCTGGCCCAAGGATCGCCTGAGCGAGCTATCCCCTGCAGCCTGGAAACCTCAACAATTCGACAACAACAATCCCACACCATCCTGA
- the chrA gene encoding chromate efflux transporter, with protein MSSTQLPLASPHSTWEIFTTFLKLGCISFGGPIAHIGYFRQELVLKKQWLGEAQFGQLLAIAQFLPGPASSQLGFSLGLMHGGLRGGLAAFAGFTLPSALLLICFGLFLPHFDRNIAVPLIHSLKILALVVVANGLVGMFQTLCTDARTASIAGGAAAGMILFPTGYAQLLIILGGALLGWLWCRPTDQTHQNIRCRYSVRATVAILIIFSFLLLGFVVLNRPTVHTLSIAHRFYQAGSLVFGGGHVVLPVLQQSLVGQNWLSNEQFLAGYGAAQMIPGPMFSLSAYLGFMTTTEPIRWWYATVALIAIFLPGFLLMAAALPVWQRLGKFPTMGRMVIGVNAAVVGLLLAALYNPLWVSTIHQPPDLAIAILAFVLLRHWKVPILLIATCCLLGVLLLPQIVGGYGLN; from the coding sequence ATGTCGTCAACGCAATTACCGCTTGCCTCACCTCATAGTACCTGGGAGATTTTCACCACCTTTTTGAAGCTGGGGTGCATCTCTTTCGGTGGGCCGATTGCCCACATTGGCTACTTTCGACAGGAACTGGTGCTGAAAAAACAGTGGCTTGGCGAGGCACAATTCGGCCAATTGCTGGCCATTGCCCAATTCTTACCTGGACCAGCCAGTAGCCAATTGGGGTTCAGTCTCGGCCTGATGCATGGCGGACTCCGAGGAGGACTGGCCGCCTTTGCGGGCTTCACACTGCCTTCTGCACTCCTACTCATCTGTTTTGGACTGTTTTTGCCCCACTTCGACCGGAATATTGCGGTGCCGCTGATCCATTCTCTGAAAATCCTGGCCCTGGTGGTGGTTGCGAATGGTCTGGTGGGAATGTTTCAAACGCTCTGCACCGATGCCCGCACTGCCAGCATTGCCGGAGGTGCCGCCGCTGGCATGATTTTATTCCCCACTGGTTATGCCCAACTACTGATCATTCTGGGTGGGGCACTGCTTGGCTGGCTCTGGTGTCGACCAACAGATCAGACGCACCAGAACATCCGCTGTCGATACAGCGTGCGTGCCACGGTGGCAATTCTCATTATTTTCTCATTTTTGTTGCTTGGTTTCGTGGTTTTGAATCGCCCCACGGTGCATACCTTGTCGATTGCCCACCGTTTTTATCAGGCGGGCTCTCTGGTTTTCGGTGGTGGGCACGTAGTGCTACCGGTCTTGCAACAATCACTGGTGGGGCAGAACTGGCTATCCAATGAGCAATTTCTTGCCGGTTACGGTGCCGCACAGATGATCCCGGGCCCGATGTTCAGTCTGTCGGCTTATCTGGGGTTCATGACCACGACCGAACCGATTCGCTGGTGGTATGCCACTGTTGCCCTGATTGCGATTTTTCTGCCTGGTTTTCTGCTGATGGCTGCCGCACTGCCTGTCTGGCAACGATTGGGCAAGTTCCCCACGATGGGCCGGATGGTGATCGGTGTCAATGCAGCCGTGGTGGGCTTACTTCTGGCCGCACTTTACAACCCGCTGTGGGTATCAACGATCCACCAGCCACCGGATCTGGCAATCGCCATTCTGGCATTCGTACTCCTGCGGCACTGGAAAGTACCCATCCTGCTGATTGCAACATGCTGTTTACTGGGGGTGTTGCTGCTGCCACAAATCGTTGGAGGTTATGGTCTGAACTGA
- a CDS encoding polysaccharide biosynthesis tyrosine autokinase, protein MFDNKNSALKPRTASSAVVPYAQATETHARPTSNTPPLTVLHLIGCLRRRWKQAAILGTIAAGMISVFVFWFLPPARPYAYTKLYFQSKPAGTVDRPDPPVKPSTQKELVASRIVLQEVFDGEKVKNLEIVREKTDPYEWLIRELRVEFPTESEIMRIELADNRVEEAKILVDELARVYMARIANESAEYRKTMYTKLKDEIKRLETEYLKTFDKAGDPESATLDPAVMAQRLQWRGSEITRMRADVQAYKDRASEIRTELTILNERLKKRPIELTPGEYDKLLASNPTVQNLKQSRIALQQMYDRESLGLDPTHTRMVGLKNQLKQVDDQLEAVRKGLSSASIEENLRDAATKLQAEINKYDLTIRSKDAELGLAIKEYEKMASSSGALSRDKPKFLASGSQLEEMRKRLSLLEMDLNAPFGVKPLEHEAVIVRPNDASRRMKLTMVAAAGTFGMVVLLLCFMEFRAYRISSPSEVVENLGLRVYGTVPAQPKRITGRTFRDDEWEAIIAESVDSARTIFLHSAMAKNLRTVMVTSAVEGEGKTTFSCRLADSLARSGRKTLLIDMDLRNPSVHAQFGMSPGPGVCEILRGQVLVHNAIQPTTLDTLSILTAGSCDRFAIEALSMPQLTVMLNSLQQQYDFILIDSSPVLPVADTLLVAKHVDGVLFSLMQDHSKIDRVHAATEKLASIDVPLLGAIVNGTRGESYGYATAYSPAGSAG, encoded by the coding sequence ATGTTTGATAACAAGAATTCTGCGTTAAAACCTCGCACTGCATCTTCAGCGGTGGTGCCATACGCCCAAGCCACGGAAACACATGCACGGCCAACTTCAAATACGCCTCCCCTGACTGTGCTGCACCTGATTGGCTGTCTGCGTCGTCGCTGGAAGCAGGCTGCCATTCTGGGTACCATCGCTGCCGGCATGATTTCGGTATTTGTGTTCTGGTTTCTGCCACCTGCGCGCCCCTACGCTTATACAAAGTTATACTTTCAGTCGAAACCTGCAGGCACGGTGGATCGTCCTGACCCACCTGTAAAGCCCAGCACCCAGAAAGAACTGGTGGCCAGCCGGATTGTGCTGCAGGAAGTGTTCGATGGCGAAAAGGTGAAAAATCTGGAAATTGTGCGGGAGAAAACAGACCCGTACGAATGGCTGATACGCGAATTGCGGGTTGAATTCCCCACGGAATCCGAAATTATGCGGATTGAACTGGCCGACAATCGTGTGGAAGAAGCGAAAATCCTGGTGGATGAGCTGGCCCGCGTGTACATGGCACGGATTGCTAATGAGTCTGCGGAATATCGCAAGACCATGTACACCAAATTGAAAGATGAAATCAAGCGACTGGAAACCGAATATCTGAAAACATTCGATAAAGCGGGTGATCCGGAATCGGCTACATTGGATCCGGCGGTGATGGCCCAGCGTCTGCAGTGGCGTGGGTCGGAAATTACCCGGATGCGGGCAGATGTCCAGGCTTACAAAGACCGGGCGAGCGAAATACGCACCGAATTAACGATTCTGAATGAACGGCTGAAAAAACGTCCCATCGAATTGACTCCAGGTGAGTACGACAAACTGCTGGCATCCAATCCCACGGTGCAGAATTTGAAGCAAAGTCGTATCGCCTTACAGCAGATGTACGATCGGGAATCGCTGGGACTGGATCCCACCCACACCAGGATGGTGGGGCTGAAAAACCAGCTCAAACAGGTTGATGATCAACTCGAGGCAGTTCGCAAAGGTCTCAGTTCTGCTTCCATCGAAGAAAACCTGCGGGATGCAGCCACGAAATTGCAAGCGGAAATTAACAAATACGATCTGACGATCCGCAGCAAAGATGCAGAACTGGGGCTGGCGATCAAAGAATATGAGAAAATGGCCAGCAGCAGTGGGGCACTTTCCCGCGATAAACCGAAGTTCCTTGCCAGTGGCAGCCAACTGGAAGAAATGAGAAAAAGATTAAGCCTGTTGGAAATGGACCTGAATGCACCTTTCGGTGTGAAGCCTTTAGAGCACGAGGCAGTGATTGTTCGACCCAACGATGCCTCCCGCCGGATGAAATTAACCATGGTGGCGGCAGCGGGCACATTTGGTATGGTGGTGCTGCTGCTCTGTTTCATGGAATTTCGTGCTTATCGGATCAGTTCCCCCAGCGAAGTGGTGGAAAATCTCGGCCTTCGGGTCTACGGCACTGTGCCCGCACAGCCGAAACGGATTACGGGCCGCACTTTCCGTGATGATGAGTGGGAAGCGATTATTGCCGAATCGGTGGATTCGGCCAGAACCATCTTTCTTCATTCTGCGATGGCGAAAAACCTCCGCACCGTGATGGTGACCAGTGCGGTGGAAGGGGAAGGAAAAACGACCTTTTCCTGCCGACTGGCTGACAGTCTGGCTCGCTCTGGCCGCAAAACACTGCTGATCGATATGGATCTGCGGAATCCTTCTGTTCACGCCCAGTTTGGAATGTCCCCTGGTCCGGGTGTCTGTGAAATTCTGCGTGGCCAGGTGCTGGTGCATAACGCTATCCAGCCCACCACCCTGGATACTCTTTCGATTCTGACCGCGGGAAGCTGCGATCGCTTTGCTATCGAAGCACTGTCAATGCCGCAATTGACGGTGATGTTGAACTCGTTGCAGCAACAATACGATTTCATTCTGATCGATTCCAGCCCGGTGTTACCTGTTGCGGATACGTTGCTGGTGGCTAAACATGTGGACGGGGTGCTGTTTTCGCTGATGCAGGACCACAGCAAAATTGATCGTGTGCATGCTGCCACCGAAAAACTCGCCTCAATCGATGTCCCACTGCTGGGTGCTATTGTCAATGGCACACGTGGGGAAAGCTACGGTTACGCCACCGCTTACAGTCCGGCTGGCTCGGCAGGCTGA
- a CDS encoding sugar transferase produces MLSNFRTRPARPKVHRQEFSHAGKQVNVQVIDDLNLSPKPTAVMPILKRIIDVGLGTLLLLALSPIIAVCALLVRLTSPGPAFYSQVRLGMFGKPFIIWKLRSMRNDAERGTGAMWCGKKDKRVTFIGKILRKLHIDEFPQLLNVISGEMSLVGPRPERPEFFPALEASVPHYASRLLVRPGITGLAQAYLPPDESIETVQKKQIYDLYYIKHGNVLLDLRLMVVTGLQAVGVPHVMCRLIFVLPHPETIQPVYQVSKPGLR; encoded by the coding sequence ATGCTTAGTAACTTTCGAACAAGGCCCGCACGACCGAAGGTTCACCGGCAGGAGTTTTCTCACGCCGGCAAGCAGGTGAACGTCCAGGTGATTGATGATCTCAATTTATCACCCAAGCCCACTGCTGTCATGCCGATACTGAAACGGATCATTGATGTGGGGCTGGGCACCCTTCTGCTCCTAGCACTGTCACCAATTATTGCCGTTTGTGCATTGCTGGTGCGACTGACTTCCCCCGGCCCGGCCTTTTATTCTCAGGTGCGGCTGGGAATGTTCGGGAAGCCGTTTATCATCTGGAAGCTACGCAGCATGCGAAACGATGCCGAACGTGGCACCGGTGCGATGTGGTGCGGCAAAAAAGACAAACGAGTGACCTTTATTGGCAAAATTCTGCGCAAACTGCACATTGATGAGTTTCCACAGTTGCTGAATGTGATCTCCGGCGAAATGAGCCTGGTTGGCCCACGGCCAGAACGACCTGAATTTTTCCCCGCCCTTGAAGCCTCCGTTCCGCATTATGCCAGCAGATTGCTGGTGCGGCCAGGGATCACCGGGCTGGCTCAGGCGTACCTCCCACCGGATGAAAGCATCGAAACTGTTCAGAAAAAACAGATTTACGATCTATACTACATCAAGCATGGGAATGTGCTGCTGGACCTTCGACTAATGGTGGTGACTGGTCTGCAGGCAGTGGGTGTGCCGCACGTCATGTGCCGGTTGATCTTTGTGCTGCCCCACCCGGAAACAATCCAGCCTGTCTACCAGGTTTCTAAACCTGGATTAAGATAG
- a CDS encoding TIGR03087 family PEP-CTERM/XrtA system glycosyltransferase: protein MQPNRTKNVLLVTHRLPYPPDKGDRIRTYHLLRFLSQRASVWLAALADEKVTDEARDTLSGMCKQVIAVPHQHWKLPQGAWNALKGKSISEGYFFSKELQNAIKQLAQAVPFDMAIASASSIADYLNIPELSNALRVIDVMDVDSQKWEDYAAASSQPKKMVFQLEAKRTLKAEKKLASWADVVTLVSEGEAKLFRDRTTAKNVHCIANGVDLNYFHPTTEPTDHSCVFVGVMDYRPNVDAVCWFAKAAWPEIRHRVPKATFRIVGRNPAPAVVELQNIPGVEVTGSVPDVRPYLAKAVLAVAPLQIARGIQNKVLEAMAAGKPVIASPQALGGLSHHAQLPILRAENRDQWLQMVTELLNNPQKSAELGQQGREFVEIYHNWDLCLGPFEQMLLTPKSSAGQ, encoded by the coding sequence TTGCAACCCAATCGCACGAAGAACGTTCTTCTGGTAACCCACCGTTTACCATATCCACCAGACAAAGGCGACAGGATTCGCACATACCACCTGTTGAGGTTTCTTAGTCAGCGTGCGTCTGTGTGGTTGGCGGCCCTGGCCGATGAAAAAGTCACCGATGAAGCCCGCGATACCTTGTCTGGCATGTGTAAGCAGGTCATTGCGGTGCCCCACCAGCACTGGAAACTCCCCCAGGGTGCGTGGAATGCGTTGAAAGGAAAAAGCATCTCCGAGGGGTATTTTTTCTCCAAAGAATTGCAGAACGCCATCAAACAACTTGCTCAAGCGGTGCCTTTCGACATGGCAATTGCTTCTGCATCCAGCATTGCTGATTATTTGAACATTCCGGAACTTAGTAACGCGTTGCGGGTCATCGACGTGATGGACGTCGACAGCCAGAAGTGGGAAGATTATGCGGCGGCGAGTTCCCAGCCCAAAAAAATGGTTTTTCAACTGGAAGCCAAACGCACCCTCAAAGCAGAAAAAAAACTGGCCAGTTGGGCAGATGTCGTCACCCTGGTGAGTGAAGGTGAAGCGAAATTGTTTCGCGACCGCACCACAGCCAAAAATGTGCACTGCATCGCCAATGGCGTGGATCTGAATTATTTTCACCCAACCACAGAACCGACAGACCACAGTTGTGTGTTTGTGGGGGTGATGGATTATCGCCCGAACGTGGATGCCGTCTGCTGGTTTGCGAAAGCAGCCTGGCCGGAAATTCGCCACCGAGTACCCAAGGCCACGTTCCGGATTGTGGGCAGAAATCCCGCACCTGCCGTGGTGGAACTGCAGAATATCCCAGGTGTGGAAGTGACAGGCTCGGTGCCCGATGTTCGACCCTATCTGGCCAAAGCAGTTCTAGCCGTTGCCCCACTGCAGATCGCCCGGGGCATTCAAAATAAGGTGCTGGAAGCAATGGCTGCCGGAAAACCGGTGATTGCTTCCCCACAAGCGTTGGGTGGGCTGAGCCATCATGCCCAACTGCCGATACTGCGGGCCGAAAACCGCGATCAGTGGTTACAAATGGTAACAGAACTATTGAACAACCCACAGAAAAGTGCCGAACTAGGCCAGCAGGGACGTGAATTTGTTGAAATCTACCACAATTGGGACCTGTGCCTGGGGCCGTTTGAACAGATGCTGTTGACACCCAAGTCGAGTGCAGGCCAATGA